From Kwoniella europaea PYCC6329 chromosome 3, complete sequence, one genomic window encodes:
- a CDS encoding fructose-bisphosphate aldolase 1, which translates to MSAKGALSIVPAGVLSGDDTRKLFTYARDNKNVTSSSTVNATLEAAKAINSPIIIQLSQGGAAFFAGKGLPNGNQEASIAGAVAAAHFVRSIAPSYGIPVVLHTDHCAKKLLPWFDGMLDADEAYFKEHGVPLFSSHMLDLSEESKEDNIKDCVFYFKRMAKMNQWLEMEIGITGGEEDGVDNTSVDNNSLYTQPEDIWDVYSALAAISPNFSIAAGFGNVHGVYKPGNVVLRPELLGKHQAYAAEQLKGEKGDKPLYLVFHGGSGSTKEEIKTAVVNGVVKMNVDTDIQFAYLSGVRDFVLKKAEYLKTQVGNPEGADKPNKKQYDPRVWVREGEKTMVERVKEACVDLGNENRA; encoded by the exons ATGTCTGCCAAAGGTGCTCTCTCTATCGTCCCC GCCGGTGTCCTTTCCGGTGATGACACCCGAAAACTCTTCACATACGCTAGAGACAACAAA AACGTaacctcctcatcaaccgTCAACGCTACCCttgaagctgccaaagctaTCAATTCCCctatcatcattcaactctcCCAAGGTGGTGCTGCCTTCTTTGCCGGTAAAGGTCTCCCCAACGGTAACCAAGAAGCTTCCATCGCTGGTGCCGTCGCTGCTGCCCACTTTGTTCGATCAATCGCCCCTTCTTACGGCAT CCCCGTTGTCCTCCACACCGACCACTGTGCCAAGAAGCTCCTCCCTTGGTTCGATGGTATGCTCGACGCCGATGAGGCTTACTTCAAGGAACACGGTGTCCCTCTTTTCTC TTCTCACATGCTGGACTTGTCCGAGGAATCCAAGGAGGACAACATCAAGGACTGTGTTTTCTACTTCAAGCGAATGGCCAAGATGAACC AATGGCTCGAGATGGAAATTGGTATTACCGgtggtgaggaggatggtgtCGACAACACCTCAGTTGACAACAACTCCCTTTACACTCAACCCGAAGACATCTGGGATGTCTACTCCGCCCTCGCCGCCATCTCCCCGAACTTCTCCATCGCTGCCGGTTTCGGTAACGTCCACGGTGTTTACAAGCCCGGAAACGTCGTTCTCCGACCAGAACTCCTCGGTAAGCACCAAGCTTACGCCGCTGAGCAACTCAAGGGCGAGAAGGGCGACAAACCTCT ATACCTCGTCTTCCACGGTGGTTCCGGATCTACCAAGGAGGAAATCAAGACTGCCGTCGTCAACGGTGTTGTCAAGATGAACGTTGATACCGATATTCAATTCGCTTACTTGTCCGGTGTCAGAGACTTCGTCCTTAAGAAGGCCGAATACCTCAAGACCCAAGTTGGTAACCCTGAAGGAGCCGATAAGCCCAACAAGAAGCAATACGACCCCCGAGTCTGGGTTagagaaggtgagaagaCCATGGTTGAGCGAGTTAAGGAAGCTTGTGTCGATCTCGGTAACGAGAACAGAGCTTAA